Below is a genomic region from Paludicola sp. MB14-C6.
TGCTTCTTTAGAAAAATCTTTTTACCTCAAAAGTTATTTTTTTATTATTTCTACAAAATATATTAAATCTTTAATAAAATATAATTAATAACACTTATTATTTAAACAAAATATTTATTATATTTTAATGATATTTAAATATCGATTATATATTTTTTTTAGTAAAAAATTCATAAAAAATTCTCATTATGTTTGTTAAAAAATTAACTTGAATAGATAATTTCATTGGAATATAATATTTTGTAAAAAGGAGGTAGGCTAACTTGACTACAAATGGAAAAAAAGAAAAAGGACTACAAAAAAGTCTGGCATTAATTTTTGTTTACACAGTAGCAACGGGTTCCATATTTACTTACGTAAGTTATTGGGACTCTGTATTTTTTACATACTGTGGTGCTGGAACCTTTCTAGCATTTGCCCTTATGACTCTTGCAATTCTACCAATTGCACTGGTTTACAGCGAGCTATCACCAATGTTTCATACGGCTGGCGGTGAATTGATTTACAATACGGTAGGATTTAACAAGCATATTGGCTTTTTATCCTCTTGGCTAATCATGGCTGCTTGGATTTCAGTTCCACCTGCTGTTGTTATGGCAGTTGCAACTTTTATCAGCCGTACATTCGGTTTGGGGCTAACATTCCGAAATATTATGATGATCGGTATTTTTATTTTAGTATTGGTATTTATCATGAGCCTTCAGGATATCAAATTTCTTGTTAAGGCACAAGCAACATGTCTGTTTGCCAATATTGCTACCACATTAATCACAGGTATTTTACTTCTGTTTTCAGGACATTGGAGCTTTTCAAACCTTGGACATCTGTTCCAATCCAATCTACAACCTGCAGGCGGAATTCCTAGTTGGGTAATTGGTATGGCTTTATTAATAACACCTTTCTTTGGTTTTGAAACTGTACCTCAAATGGTAGAAGAAGGCGATTTCCCTACTTCAAATACCAAAAAGGCTATCTGCGGATCCGTAATTACTTGTGGAGCAATTTACGCGTTCTTCTTTTTCTGCGTAGCTGGCTTGGATTCTTTTGATAACTTATTAAAAGGCGACGCACAAAACGGATTTATGACAATCACTGCTATGAAGAATCTTTTAGGTTGGAGAATTTGGCCATTAGTTTACGGTTGCATCTCTATTCTAATGGGTATGACTGCTTCTATCCTAGGTTTCTGGATGTCAATTGTTCGTATGATGTACTCTATGGGTAAAAAGAACTTCCTTCCAGAAGTTTTCACGAAAGTAAACAAACATCAACAACCAATTCTTCCAAACATATTCTTACTTGCAGTTAGCTTAGTATTTATTTTAATTCAAAATGCTACTACCTTTATGAATGACTTCTTTAACCTTATGTCTTTCGGATGTGCTTGTGCATATGCAATAACCATGATTTCTGCTGTAAGAATTCACAGAAAACATGGCGAATGGTATAAAGACAACAAGAACTTGGTAAAAGGTGGAGACTTCACACGTATTCTGGCTATGATTATCATGGTTACTATCGCATACTTCTGCACCCTTGGTCAAGGTAAAGGTTCATGGATTTCATTTGGTGTATACATGGGCGTGGGCGCAGTTATTTGGTTATGGATGGTATTAGTAAAATGGAAAAAATCCAAAGTTACTATTGAAACTCCAGAAGGAATTAAAGAATATTAATTCTTATTTCATATTTAATAAATTTACATTACATAATTAACAGGAGGACCTATAATGGCTAAATTAGATAATAAAGTAGCACTAATTACTGGTGCCGCAGTTGGACTTGGAGAAGGCATCGCAACTGCTTATGCAAAATACGGTGCAAAAATTTGCATGGTAGACCTTTCAAAAGAAGTTGAAAAAACAGCAGAAAAACTTCGCAAAGAATACAATGCAGAAATCATTACTTTTGTTGGCAGCGTATCTGACAAAGAGCAAATGAAAGCAGCTGTTGCTCAAACAGTTGAAAAATTCGGCGAAATCAATGTTCTATGTTGCAATGCCGGCGTATGCAGACTTGCTCCATTTGAGGAAATGACAGATGAAACTCGTGACTTCCACATTGATGTTAATATCAAAGGCGTTTGGAACACTTGTCAAGCTGCTATCCCTTATATGTTGAAAAATGGCGGCGGAAATATCGTAATCGCATCTTCTGTAACAGGTGACATCGTAGCAGATGCAGGTGAAGCTGCATATGCAATGTCTAAAGCAGCTCTAGTTGGTTTGACAAAATGTCTTGCTGTAGAGTATGCAGACAGAAACATCCGTGTAAACTGCTCACAATTAGGCTATGCAAGAACACCAATGGTTGAGAAAATGGCTTTGGAATCTAATCCTGAAGACCCAGAAAGCGCAATCAATGACATCGCAAGAGGCGTACCAATGAAGAGATTGGCAAAACCAATCGAAGTTGGCGAATTATTTGCTTTCTTGGGAAGCGATGAGTCTAGTTACATTACTGGTTCTCAATTTGTTATCGATGGTGGTAGCACACTTCCTGAAACAATGAGTATCGGCACAAACTAATATTATATGTAACAAAATGAAGGAGCTTTATAAGTGATATAACCACTCTTGATTATATCACTTATACTATGCTCTTTTTTAAGGATATACCCTTTATATGCTTTAATGAATGGTGGAAAAATTAATGAATAAAGAAAATTCAAATCAATCCCAACCAACACAATCAAAGTTGAATCGAAGCTTAAAGCTAATTTATGTTTATGCAATTGCTGCAGGTGCAATTTTTACTTTTATAGGATACTGGGATTCTATTTTTTATGAATACTGTGGATCAGGAACATTTTTAGCTTTTATACTCATGACACTCTTAATCCTTCCTATTGCGTTTGTCTACTGCGAAATGGCACCTCTATTTCCTAAGGCGGGTGGAGAATTAATCTACAACACTGTTGGTATTAACAAACATTTCGGTTTTCTTTCTGCTTGGTTGATTATGGCAGCATGGATAGCCGTTCCTCCTGCCGCAGTTATGGCAATTGTACAATGGGTTTTTCGTGTCACAGGAATCAGCAGTAACTTTAAAGTTATTGAAATCATTGCTGCTGTTTTACTAATTGTATACTTTATATTAAGTTTACAAAACGTTGAAGTAGCAGGAAAGATTCAATTAGTTATGCTTATATTGGCAATAAGCGGATGTATTATTGCGTCTTTGGCATTTATTTTTTCAGGCTCTTGGAGCTTATCTAATTTCTCAAACTTCTTTGACTCACAAGCAAAGCCAGCCTTGGGTATTCCGTTATGGATTATCGGACTCGGCTTTTTAATTACCCCGTTCTTTGGATTTGAAACAGTTCCTCAAATGATAGAAGAGGGCGACTTTGAAATGAAAGACAGCAATAAAGCTATTTGGGGTTCTGTTGTTAGTTGTGGAGTTGTTTATGCGTTTTTCTTCGTTGGACTTGGAGGTATGCCGGTTAAGGCACTTGTAGAAAAAGGCGGTGCCGCTAATGGAGGCTTCCTAGCTATTACAATGATGGAGCAGCTAGGAGGAGGATGGAAAGTAGGCGCTGTTTTATTTGGTATCTGTGCGATTCTTTGTGCTATTGGAACCTGTCTGCTCGGATTTTGGCTATCTACAGTCCGTTTGCTTTACGCTATGGGACGTTCTAATTTCCTACCTAAATCCTTCGCAAAGCTTAATAAGCATCATCAACCTATTCTGCCTAACATCATGCTATTGGTTGTCTCAATTGTTTTCTTAATTTTGCAAAATTCCGGAACCTTTATGAACGACTTTTTCAATTTGATGTCATTTGCTTGTGCATGTGCTTATGCTATAACCATGATTTCAGCAATTCGAATTCACAGAAAACATTCGAACTGGAAATCAGACTATCATCTAAAAGGCGGTAATTTTGTTCGTTATCTTGCACTCATTATTTCAGTAGTAATTGCTTTCTTCTGTACGTTAGGACAAGGAATTGGTTCTTGGGTTTCGCTTGCGGTATATATGGGAATCGGCCTAATCCTTTGGCTTTGGATGGTTGTTATTAAATGGAGAAAAACAAAAGTTGTTATTGATACACCAGATGGACCAACGGAATTTTAAATTATTTCAACCCCAAACTTTTATCGTATCTATTCATATTACTTAGATATAATACCACTCTTAAATATTAGATGTAAACTAATTTAATATTTACAGTTTTTCTTTGTATGTGGTAAACTAATGTATGTGTTAAACTATTTATATCTTTCCTTTTGAAAGACCTCCTGTATATTTTTTTGTTAGGTTGGCAGACCTTAACTTTAATATACAGGAGCTTTATTTTTGCCTTTATCTCACATTCTTGCTCAACGGCGGTATTGGTAGATTTATTCCATTAAAAAAGTCCCCTTCTTTCGAAGAGGACTTTTATTTAATTTATTTTGCGAAATCTATTGCACGACTTTCACGAATCAAATGAACTTTTATTTGACCAGGATAGTCAAGCTCGTTTTCAATTTTATTCACAATATCGTGGGCAACGATAACCATCTTTTCATCTTTAATATCTTCCGGACGAACCATAATGCGGATTTCACGTCCTGCTTGAATTGCAAAAGATTTTTCAACGCCTTCAAAAGAACAAGCGATTTCTTCAAGTTTTTCTAAACGTTTAATGTAGTTTTCTAAGTTTTCACGACGAGCTGCCGGACGTGCTGCAGAAATTGCATCTGCTGCTTGAACCAATGCCGCTATTACTGTTTTAATCTCTACATCACCATGATGCGCTTCAATTGCATGAATTACTTGTGGATTCTCTTTAAACTTCCGAGCAACATCCACACCAATTTCAACGTGTGAACCTTCAATTTCGTGGTTCAAGGCTTTACCGATATCATGTAATAAACCGGCACGTCTTGCTATGTTTGCATCCATACCAAGCTCAGAAGCCATAATGCCTGCTAAATAAGCAACCTCTATTGAGTGATTCAAAACATTTTGACCGTAACTTGTTCGATAACGTAAACGGCCGAGTAATTTAACGATTTCAGGGTGGATACCATGAACGTTTGTTTCCATTACTGCACGTTCACCTTCCGCTTTAATGCGTTGGTCAACTTCACGTTTTGATTTTTCAACCATTTCCTCAATACGAGTTGGGTGAATACGTCCGTCTTGAATTAACCTTTCAAGAGATAGACGAGCAATTTCACGTCGTACAGGATCAAAACAAGATAATGTGATAGCTTCAGGAGTATCGTCAATAATTAAGTCAACACCAGTAAGCGTTTCGATTGCTCTGATATTTCTTCCTTCTCTACCGATAATACGACCTTTCATTTCATCATTTGGTAAGTTTACAACAGATACGGTTGCTTCAGATACTTGGTCTGCTGCAACACGAGCGATTGCAAAGGAAATATATTCTCTTGCTTTTTCTTCACATTCATCTTTTAGTTGTTGTTCATAATTTGAAATACGAACCGCTTTTTCATGAATTAACTCGTCTTGTAAAGTATCGAGTAATTGTGTTTTTGCTTGTTCTGCTGTTAAACCTGATATTCGTTCCAAATTATCAAGTTGACTACGTTTAATGCGCTCTGCTTCTTCTAGTTTTTCATCAGCCAGCTTATGCTTTTGCGCTAAGTTCTCTTCTTTTATTTCTAGGTTATCAATCTTTTTGTCTAATGTCTCTTCTTTTTGAACAATACGACGTTCTTGTCTTGAAAGCTCGCCTCTGCGTTCTTTTATTTCTCTGTCGGCATCTGTTCGCAGCTTATGAATTTCATCTTTTGCTTCAATTATTGCTTCTTTTTTCTTTGTGTCTGCATCACGAATTGCATCGTTTAAAATCTTCTTTGCTTGTTCTTCAGCACTTCCGATTTCAGCTTCTGCAACTTTTTTTCTATAGTTAACGCCTAGTTTAAAGGCCACAAACCCAAATATTCCGCCTGCTACAACGCATGAAATCAAGCATAACAGTATCGCTGTTGTCAGTTCCATTTATAGACAAAACCTCCTTTTATTATTTTTTCAAAATCATATCATATGGAGCTGTAGCTACCTAATATTCAACTATAGTATACGTAAATCCACGAATATTATCGTACATTCCAATGAGTATTTAAAAGTCTACAACACATTGTAGAATACTCCACTTTTCTAGTGTATAATAATTTGGTTATTATGTCAAGTTTATTCTAATATTTTCTATTGATATTTGTATATGAAAGCTAAATTGTAAAGCCAAGATACTTTACAATTATATGCTCATTATTTTAATATACTCATATCTTAAAACTATTATAACATATCGTATCATATATTCTTTTTCACAATATGCTTATTCGTTATCATAATCGTCAATACTGATATTGCCCACTGAAACTTCTAGCTTTATTTTACAAGATTGATCACCATATGTAAGCGTGCCGTTGGTATTCACAAATTCATCTTTCTTTTCATCATGAACAGTAAAGCTCGCGTTATGATCTATACTGCCTAAATCGGCTTCATAATCACATAAAAATCCACTAATGTCTTTCGGCAAATACAAATCCATATTACCCGCATTTACTTCACTATCGATTTTTTGAATCCCTTTATTCGCATAAAAATCCAAGTTTCCAGCATTTAATTCGGATTTCATTTCATCTATTTCACAATTCTTTACGGAAACATCCCCCGCAGATAAATCAATATCCATTTTCCTTACTTGAAGTCCCTCAACGTTAATGGTATTTGCTGCAGCAATTATAATAACCTGATTGAGCTTCGTTTTCGGAAGATAAATTTCGATTTCTCTCGTTTTATTCTCGAATATATGATTAAAAAAATCATAGCCCATCTCTTTATAGGATTTTAAGCGGATTTCACATTCTCCGTTGTTGGTTTGAGTTGAAATGCGAAGTGGCCTTCCATTAATATAGTTAATATAAGGCTTATCATTCGTCGGTTTAATTGTAACCTTACCATAGCCACAATCAATTCTATAATTCACAGCATCCTTTGCATCAATAGGATGATTTTGATTTTCATATAAAAGCGAGCCGTTTGATTGACTTTCTTGATGACGATATCGATTTACTTTTGTTAAAGAGCCGATTCCCAATAATAGTAGCAGCAATAGCACCACACAAATAATAGTGTATATTGTAAAAGGAATTCTCTTTGAAACTTTCATTACCATTCTCCTTTTATGCAGTATTGTTATTGTATATATTATAATGTACAGAAGTAAAAATTGCAAGTAAATTGAAAATTTAGGAAATTCGCAAAAAATAATTGACAAGTTTACAAGCATGTGCTATCATAGGTATTACCTCGAAGAAGGTCTATTTTTTTGTGCCCAATTTTAAGCACAGAAAAACTCATTCGAGAGGGAGGCAAACGTCAAACGTACAGCTGCAATGCTGAGCGTTTGGTTCAAAAATCCCCAAGTTATCAGGAGGTGCCGATATGAGGGTTAAAGTTACATTAGCTTGCTCTGAGTGCAAACAACGTAATTACGACACAATGAAAAACAAGAAAAATGATCCTGACCGACTAGAAATGAACAAATATTGTCGTTTCTGCAGGAAGCACACGGCTCACAAAGAGACAAAGTAAACGAAAGGGTGGCTTGACAGATGTCTAAAGACGTAGCCGTAAAGGCAAAAGAAGCAAAACCTAAGGTTGGATTTTTCAAAAAAACAGCCCGTTTCTTTAAGGACTTAAAGAGCGAATTCAAAAAGATTGTATGGCCTACAAAGCAACAAGTACTACACAATACTGGCGTAGTTTTGGTTTTTATGTTGGTCACTGCAATCGCAATTTGGATATTGGACTTTTTATTCATTAACTTGTTTAAATTGATGTTCTAATTACCAAATTGGAAATCCACAATTTTGGAGGGACTGATACAATGTCAGAAACCGCAAAGTGGTAT
It encodes:
- the ucpA gene encoding SDR family oxidoreductase UcpA, translated to MAKLDNKVALITGAAVGLGEGIATAYAKYGAKICMVDLSKEVEKTAEKLRKEYNAEIITFVGSVSDKEQMKAAVAQTVEKFGEINVLCCNAGVCRLAPFEEMTDETRDFHIDVNIKGVWNTCQAAIPYMLKNGGGNIVIASSVTGDIVADAGEAAYAMSKAALVGLTKCLAVEYADRNIRVNCSQLGYARTPMVEKMALESNPEDPESAINDIARGVPMKRLAKPIEVGELFAFLGSDESSYITGSQFVIDGGSTLPETMSIGTN
- the rny gene encoding ribonuclease Y; translation: MELTTAILLCLISCVVAGGIFGFVAFKLGVNYRKKVAEAEIGSAEEQAKKILNDAIRDADTKKKEAIIEAKDEIHKLRTDADREIKERRGELSRQERRIVQKEETLDKKIDNLEIKEENLAQKHKLADEKLEEAERIKRSQLDNLERISGLTAEQAKTQLLDTLQDELIHEKAVRISNYEQQLKDECEEKAREYISFAIARVAADQVSEATVSVVNLPNDEMKGRIIGREGRNIRAIETLTGVDLIIDDTPEAITLSCFDPVRREIARLSLERLIQDGRIHPTRIEEMVEKSKREVDQRIKAEGERAVMETNVHGIHPEIVKLLGRLRYRTSYGQNVLNHSIEVAYLAGIMASELGMDANIARRAGLLHDIGKALNHEIEGSHVEIGVDVARKFKENPQVIHAIEAHHGDVEIKTVIAALVQAADAISAARPAARRENLENYIKRLEKLEEIACSFEGVEKSFAIQAGREIRIMVRPEDIKDEKMVIVAHDIVNKIENELDYPGQIKVHLIRESRAIDFAK
- the secE gene encoding preprotein translocase subunit SecE, with amino-acid sequence MSKDVAVKAKEAKPKVGFFKKTARFFKDLKSEFKKIVWPTKQQVLHNTGVVLVFMLVTAIAIWILDFLFINLFKLMF
- the rpmG gene encoding 50S ribosomal protein L33 codes for the protein MRVKVTLACSECKQRNYDTMKNKKNDPDRLEMNKYCRFCRKHTAHKETK
- a CDS encoding APC family permease, with translation MTTNGKKEKGLQKSLALIFVYTVATGSIFTYVSYWDSVFFTYCGAGTFLAFALMTLAILPIALVYSELSPMFHTAGGELIYNTVGFNKHIGFLSSWLIMAAWISVPPAVVMAVATFISRTFGLGLTFRNIMMIGIFILVLVFIMSLQDIKFLVKAQATCLFANIATTLITGILLLFSGHWSFSNLGHLFQSNLQPAGGIPSWVIGMALLITPFFGFETVPQMVEEGDFPTSNTKKAICGSVITCGAIYAFFFFCVAGLDSFDNLLKGDAQNGFMTITAMKNLLGWRIWPLVYGCISILMGMTASILGFWMSIVRMMYSMGKKNFLPEVFTKVNKHQQPILPNIFLLAVSLVFILIQNATTFMNDFFNLMSFGCACAYAITMISAVRIHRKHGEWYKDNKNLVKGGDFTRILAMIIMVTIAYFCTLGQGKGSWISFGVYMGVGAVIWLWMVLVKWKKSKVTIETPEGIKEY
- a CDS encoding DUF4097 family beta strand repeat-containing protein, whose product is MKVSKRIPFTIYTIICVVLLLLLLLGIGSLTKVNRYRHQESQSNGSLLYENQNHPIDAKDAVNYRIDCGYGKVTIKPTNDKPYINYINGRPLRISTQTNNGECEIRLKSYKEMGYDFFNHIFENKTREIEIYLPKTKLNQVIIIAAANTINVEGLQVRKMDIDLSAGDVSVKNCEIDEMKSELNAGNLDFYANKGIQKIDSEVNAGNMDLYLPKDISGFLCDYEADLGSIDHNASFTVHDEKKDEFVNTNGTLTYGDQSCKIKLEVSVGNISIDDYDNE
- a CDS encoding APC family permease translates to MNKENSNQSQPTQSKLNRSLKLIYVYAIAAGAIFTFIGYWDSIFYEYCGSGTFLAFILMTLLILPIAFVYCEMAPLFPKAGGELIYNTVGINKHFGFLSAWLIMAAWIAVPPAAVMAIVQWVFRVTGISSNFKVIEIIAAVLLIVYFILSLQNVEVAGKIQLVMLILAISGCIIASLAFIFSGSWSLSNFSNFFDSQAKPALGIPLWIIGLGFLITPFFGFETVPQMIEEGDFEMKDSNKAIWGSVVSCGVVYAFFFVGLGGMPVKALVEKGGAANGGFLAITMMEQLGGGWKVGAVLFGICAILCAIGTCLLGFWLSTVRLLYAMGRSNFLPKSFAKLNKHHQPILPNIMLLVVSIVFLILQNSGTFMNDFFNLMSFACACAYAITMISAIRIHRKHSNWKSDYHLKGGNFVRYLALIISVVIAFFCTLGQGIGSWVSLAVYMGIGLILWLWMVVIKWRKTKVVIDTPDGPTEF